From the genome of Hypanus sabinus isolate sHypSab1 chromosome 29, sHypSab1.hap1, whole genome shotgun sequence:
GCTGATAGGACTGGCTTCCGACTGTCTCTGTGTGCCGCATGCTGCCTCTCACAGTGGTGCCTGACCTCTGTCTTTGCTGCAGGGCTTCCAGGTGGCCTACGTTGTGTTTAAGAAACCAGCCGGGATGATGTCTGCCCTGAAAGTCCAAGAGCCTTGGGTCCTGTCTCCGAAGGAGCACCCCATCAAAACAGGCCTTCAGAGTGAGTACCCCGGGTGGGGTCACTGACCTTGACGCAGAGCAATGCTGGGGCAAGGTAGAAAGCAGGGGTGGGGGGAGTACAGAATCCTGGGGTGGTGGATAAACGTGTTTCCAGAGTCAggcaagtggggggggggggggggttacactGTGCCGGTGTAACCCCCGTTGAATGGGAACCCAGGCTGGCTGCGCCtgctccttctgaattccagtccgGTCTCTTCCCCAGAGTGGATCCAGGAGTACTCATCCAGCATCATCGACCCTGAGGCGCTACAGAGCGACATCGACGAGTTCATGAAGCAACACGATGAGCGGGTAGCAGAGGTAGGGTGGGGGGCGCAGTCCGTCACTGggtgccgggggtggggggtggctaATCCTGGGTGTGGGAGGAGTCGCCATGTGGTTTATTGGCAAGAAGATGGTCTGGGGTGGGTACGATGCGGAGGGAGGGTCACGGGCAGGGTGGGTATGAGCATGGAGTAGGTGGGGGTGGGATCGGGTGGAGTGGGGTACGTGTGTGGTTCCTGATGGTTGGATGTGGAGGAGCTGgtggtgtgattggacggtgagtcACAGAGTGGGCGGGTGTGGTGAGGATGGCGGGTTACAAGCCAGGGCCTCTCACGCCCCTCGTTCCACTCCCAGCTGGAGGCCGCCGCTGATGCTGAGGACGGGGTCCCGGACGAGGAGGGCTGGGTGAAGGTGACCAGGAAGGGCCGCCGGCCTGGTGTTCCCCGGACCGAGGCTCACAGCCTGCAGGCGATCCAGCGGGAGAAACGCAAGCGAGCCCAGAAAGAGCTGCTCAACTTCTACAGCTGGCAGCGAAAGGACGCCAAGCGAGAGCGTGAGTCTGACGGTGGCCgtctcggtggggggggggggggtacttctGTTTCAACTCCGGGATGGTGGGCAAATGTAACACGGGAAGGGTGAGACCACAGCCGGTGCTCTCCAGTAAAAGTTCTCACTCCATCACAACCAGGTCCTGCAGACGAGTGTCTCTGATTTCCCCCACAGGAGTGTCTCTTGTTTTATTGAATCACAGAGCACTACAACATAGAAGCAAGCGTTTTGACCCATCTAATTTGTGTCAGCCTGATCTGCACCCCGACcaaatccctccatacccctctcatccttgtatccatccaaacttctcttaaatgttacaaatgAACTCGTGTCCACTGCTTCTGCTggtggctcattccacactcgctgtcctctgagtgaagaagcttccccctcAGATTCTCTTTAAATATTCCACCTTCCATTAAACCTGTGgcttccagttctagtctcacccagcctgcaTGCATTCAACCTGCCTAGACTTAATTTTGTATTCCGGCCCTCCGTTGGTCAGGATCGATGATGGATGTTACGTCCCTGCTGTCTACATGATaaacaagccagggcagtacaatatggagagcaggctGTTGCCTGTACAGCAGACctaccctctccacacagctgatgagacCAAATGaaaggcagagaccgatacacCAGTGTCTGCAGGAACTATCGGTCAGCTCCAGACTTTCTCCTTaatgtttactcctgaagccttccccatgagtgggtatcgcTGCGAGGCAGCAGAGTTTtggaatcagagttttccttctcctagatgagctgccagccatgcttgacaagccccatctgaccgaaacgactggttttaaggtgccagtaacccacctttgccccttattctgtcagtagaaacggttctgctgggcttagtagctaaaccacacgtgaACTTGGTTGTCAGTGGCTATTTGGGACACactccattgggagcatttaataggcagtgggagccTATCCCCATACCACCCCCTGGCTACAACAACCTTAAGAAACCTAGTTTTGTGTACCTCTGTAAGATCTTCTGCACCCTGGGggtttcccctccctccctcactataTCCTGacatccctcccctctccatcttCTGGCATCTCTGCTCCTCCCCCAGCTCAGCCTCCGCCGTTCTCTTCCCAGATATCGCCGAGCTTCGGAAGAAGTTTGAAGAGGACAAGCAGAGGATCGCTGTGATGAGGGCCGAACGGAAGTTCAAGCCTTACTGAAACCCGGTCGGGGTGGGGGCCGGCAGGGTAGGGGGTGGGATTCGGGTCGACGACGAGGCTGCAGCAATGAGGAAGGGCTTCAGAGAGGGTTCTTCCCTCATGCTCAGTCCTGTGGTACCCATGTGTGGGTCCACAACAGCTCAGGACGATAGCTATATGGGACTGGCCAAGACCTTGGGGTGGGTGATAGGGGCCGGGGCTTTATCATGTTATTCTGGTAACTGAACCCTTGCTGAGTGAACCGGAGCTGGCTGAACATTGAATGAGCTCATCCAGTCACAAGTCAGCGGGCACTGGGCATACCTTGTGTCCTGGGGGCCATCCGCTGGGTACGGCAGAGGAACAGAAAAGGCTGCATGCAcaccaagtcaggcagcacctgtggaaagagatgCAGAGTTTAAGGTCACCGTTCTTTGTAATTGGGAGATGATGTAGAACTTGCCCATTGACTACACATATCGCTGATCTGAATGTGTATGTTCCCTACAGAGCCCCGCTATATAAAAGCCTATTACTAACTGGGAAatgtaagagtttcttaaacaATG
Proteins encoded in this window:
- the rrp7a gene encoding ribosomal RNA-processing protein 7 homolog A; translated protein: MAPRGDGVGRAESAGFSEIPVRFLDKSPVSRCLLVKPHRAREPAAARPQNRTLFVLNVPPYCTQESVHRLFSQCGDVVAVELQDRPGPGTKPEEVKSKFFSRKPAEGFQVAYVVFKKPAGMMSALKVQEPWVLSPKEHPIKTGLQKWIQEYSSSIIDPEALQSDIDEFMKQHDERVAELEAAADAEDGVPDEEGWVKVTRKGRRPGVPRTEAHSLQAIQREKRKRAQKELLNFYSWQRKDAKREHIAELRKKFEEDKQRIAVMRAERKFKPY